CCTCGCCTCCCTCCTCGAAGACGCAGCCCGGACGTACGGCGACCGCGAAGCCGTCGTGCTCGGCGGCTCCCGCCTCACCTACACGGAGGTGAACGGCGCGGCCAACCAGGTCGCGAACCTCCTGGTCGAGCGCGGCATCCAGCCCGGCGACAAGGTGGCGCTGAGCTGCCCGAACCTGCCCTACTTCCCGATCGTCTACTACGGGATCCTCAAGGCCGGCGCGACCGTGGTCCCGCTCAACGTGCTGCTCAAGGGACGCGAGGTCGCCTACCACCTGGCCGACTCCGGCGCGAAGGCGTACTTCTGCTTCGAGGGGACCGCCGAGCTCCCGATCGGGAAGGCGGGCCACGACGGGTTCGCGCAGGTCCGGTCGGAGGGGGGAGCCTGCGAGCACTTCTTCGTCATCACCGTCGACCCGACGGCGGCCTCGCCGATCGAGGGCACCGAGACGCTCGGGGCCGGCATGGGCGGGCAGCCGCCGACCTTCGACACCGTCGCCACCGACGAGGACGACACGGCCGTCATCCTCTACACCTCCGGCACCACCGGTCAGCCGAAGGGTGCGGAGCTCCGGCACCGCAACATGCACTCCAACGCCCTCACGGGTGAGTCCCTCTTCGGTGCAGACGCGGACCACCCCGACACCTATCTCTGCGTGCTCCCGCTGTTCCACTCCTTCGGGCAGACCGTGATCATGAACGGCGGCTTCGCCTACGGCGGCACCGTCGTGATGCTGCCGCGCTTCGAGGCCGAGCCCGCGCTGCGGACGATGGCTGCGGAGAAGGTGACCTTCTTCGCGGGCGTCCCGACGATGTACTGGGGCCTGCTCGGCGCCCTCGACGACTCCGGGGTCGACGTCAAGGAGCTCGCCGCCAACCTGCGGGTCGCCGCGGCCGGTGGCTCCGCGCTGCCCGTCGAGGTGCACAAGGACTTCCAGCGCCGCTTCGGCGTCACCATCCTCGAGGGCTACGGCCTGTCCGAGACCTCGCCGGTCGCGAGCTTCTCGCCGTACGGCGAGGAGGTACGGGTCGGCTCGATCGGCCGGCCGATCCCGGGCGTGGAGATGAAGCTCATCGACCCCGCGGACTGGTCGGACGTGCCCGACGGGCCGGACGCGGTGGGCGAGATCGCGATCAAGGGCCCGAACGTGATGAAGGGCTACCACG
This genomic interval from Nocardioides euryhalodurans contains the following:
- a CDS encoding long-chain-fatty-acid--CoA ligase, translated to MLNLASLLEDAARTYGDREAVVLGGSRLTYTEVNGAANQVANLLVERGIQPGDKVALSCPNLPYFPIVYYGILKAGATVVPLNVLLKGREVAYHLADSGAKAYFCFEGTAELPIGKAGHDGFAQVRSEGGACEHFFVITVDPTAASPIEGTETLGAGMGGQPPTFDTVATDEDDTAVILYTSGTTGQPKGAELRHRNMHSNALTGESLFGADADHPDTYLCVLPLFHSFGQTVIMNGGFAYGGTVVMLPRFEAEPALRTMAAEKVTFFAGVPTMYWGLLGALDDSGVDVKELAANLRVAAAGGSALPVEVHKDFQRRFGVTILEGYGLSETSPVASFSPYGEEVRVGSIGRPIPGVEMKLIDPADWSDVPDGPDAVGEIAIKGPNVMKGYHDRPDATAEAIRDDWFRSGDLARKDEDGWYYIVDRSKDMIIRGGFNVYPREVEEVLMTHPAVSLAAVIGVPHESHGEEVKAVVIKEKDHDDVTEADLVAWAKEEMAGYKYPRIVEFVDQLPMTATGKILKRELS